One Oryza glaberrima chromosome 10, OglaRS2, whole genome shotgun sequence DNA segment encodes these proteins:
- the LOC127786423 gene encoding uncharacterized protein At1g10890-like codes for MPRAVSRSPPSHRRRRSPSPRYGNRRSRRDRSRSPYTSTRRSPSPRWERSQSPTPRRRRSPTSPRRQRRRRSRSNTSSTVNNSCSPSHVSEQNNLIEKQKEGDKKRRQKEAELKLLEEELARRVEESIRKNVEDRLNSEDIKNEIKRRVEEGIKQLFDEVDAQLQKEKETALREARHKAEQERREREELDRMLEENRRKVEEAQRKEALEQQQKELERFLELERIQKQREDAMRRKKIEEEEDRANQMKLLGKNNR; via the exons ATGCCGCGTGCGGTGtctcggtcgccgccgtcgcaccgccggcgccgctcccctTCCCCGCGGTATGGGAACCGGCGGAGTCGACGAGATCGGAGCCGATCCCCCTACACCTCCACACG TCGGTCTCCTTCTCCAAGATGGGAGAGAAGCCAGTCCCCAACTCCTAGGAGGCGTAGAAGCCCTACATCACCAAGACGACAACGAAGACGGAGAAGTCGAAGCAATACAAGTTCCACTGTAAATAACTCCTGCAGCCCAAGTCATGTATCAGAGCAAAACAATTTAATTGAGAAGCAAAAAGAAGGAGATAAGAAAAG GCGCCAAAAGGAAGCTGAACTGAAGTTACTTGAAGAGGAGCTCGCTCGAAGAGTTGAAGAATCTATAAGAAAAAATGTTGAGGACCGTCTGAACTCCGAGGACatcaaaaatgaaataaaacgGCGAGTTGAGGAAGGCATCAAACAGTTATTTGATGAGGTTGATGCTCAGCTacaaaaagagaaggaaacggCTCTGCGTGAAGCCAGGCATAAAGCT GaacaagaaagaagagagagggaggagttgGATAGGATGCTTGAGGAGAATCGGCGAAAAGTAGAGGAAGCTCAAAGAAAAGAAGCACTGGAACAGCAGCAGAAAGAGCTGGAGCGATTTTTAGAGTTGGAAAGAATTCAAAAGCAAAGGGAAGACGCGATGCGTAGAAAGAAgatagaggaggaggaagatagAGCTAATCAGATGAAATTACTTGGGAAGAATAACCGTTGA